One genomic window of Pagrus major chromosome 22, Pma_NU_1.0 includes the following:
- the rev3l gene encoding DNA polymerase zeta catalytic subunit isoform X4 codes for MFAVRIVTADFYLASPIKDLDVCYSEFRESGVKKVPVVRIFGATPAGQKTCLHLHGVFPYIYVPYDGYNQQPERYLRQVAFSIDRALNVAMGNPASSAQHIFKVVLVSGMPFYGYHAKEKHFMKIYLYNPHMVKRVCELLQSGAVMNKSYQPHEAHIPFLLQLFIDYNLYGMNLLNLTAVKFRRCHNKDAAAVPDRQTPSSCPSISPLKSPCTSKLNDSTLGGTFTRWEEKAIPCSLILDEVEKQSTCELEVDAVAVDILNRLEIENQIGRNPGLQAIWDDEKQRRRQKNQASQIETPESQGRGSVTSTESEKIFMKRFKEILKENEFHVTQSLSVGNGEDQEDFPSEHTLHSDPLTLHSDPLTPEGLPCTLSNTVEVHRDSRPDTVRNSGNVPEEAVVDEEAILSLLENSQTFLPLSQTSSHSPLLDSSQDRAIIDLLAGLEDDGFCRTPVRQNSQSQSLPGARTYHCNSDEEEAGPELDKEEAEFSVIMSQRWDNEPAENSSSTRPGVKEPEDGLSDEQQESSDEDMEWSGNNSLFANLSIPQLDGAADESSDSSLTDSGSRTQSSVIVTEKILGKRNPFSGEPPSSAKTLLECKHSEHGPLHVLDTEQPLDKHFQSKSSQDSSSECSTGFKVNKEIPYIPPVKHPIPCKMANHPEVSPICVDKEDIRPLYTYEKKTSIALDKTDLESFRFGNRKVTKNRKKYGSIKNVETNCLSILQNHRTFSLCYSELRNCSAKTELELSQKDSKSPILRNISSSPSPLEEDEFLDPQEEEMGQDSEEGDVGELKIRYEDYQENKTERTIVAQQEAHYKFFPSVILSNCLSRKKTGSKKLAEPCSELEQTQPRRSRLKVNKKRLGMVGHRNKLNIVESSTSDSQVSIGLNSVTLACPVTADPEMPVLEENPVKEAEPIKDGPLTEGEPKEAKKEEPESEEMSVNEQTKPPSEPPATTVSSFSEEAKEEAEDRLSPLQDLPAKVTCTKPSALPGSKYTLRAKRKMIYDSEDGEHSGATRYKNPASVRDRLKDTNVSSGQEVKCQKRRKKEPPIIIKYIIINRFKGQKNMLVKMSKLNAEEQLVMLTPEKLEQYNKLAPLKDFWPKVPESTAVKFPITEPKAKKQPKRKAKVNSTNKKTVCNSSKPRVRHYEKVKRLKGSQRAPVVPSLLPPRPCYCELADDHGIEYTDVMVELGYLSDRSPSPTDLTPPRCWSPSDPLMDSRSSEQLINPLSDPCLSSAFDKPRTVSSTKGAQSKCQTAKSKKCNDTKRKVSKSATKPLEEEEPKKAKSKQSCGARPRQRKKAKDIDEGKPHNSTTTTRPRKSRKKQAEEPKSHDSCKDGSQLLFTEDELPPSESSSQEVPPFQQPVCTISCGQGSSQTASVSDFVARSIEPKVEDCETSIMEVNQSFSAAALLKHQGCQTTVVKVEASQECTAPPPPLAVKPFLEDNKEAQLAAASQHSGPKNGEIPTLSETPSGLAVLKQLLQKKQQGQALPLQVVGTSSHSTAIAQATALLDPTAKPAKSRRAPSTTPRKPRAPKSTTPKDKKPRVRKGKASNTQPNVSVKQEGNMSDDCPIFLSDPGMDSCNFIEDSLSPELPHNYNFDINAIDQTEFSSPYSSSQFVLTDKNLPVKFLSDVNQEAVSAQALGFEKKLDRLFGSGEELQRGSDWHKARPASPDLFDRPENGESIFLDSEKLKSREWDFSLGKAHTLSPFQDFHCERKELLFSIFEPVLPLPLSSASFVDHDGSPTGELLDGIDGLSSTTPSSSPRSISSLSQVRASQLLRGAGGGAHILKPLMSPPSREEILITLLDLEMSEATFQEPFCSNPSDAPGKPMEVGGRKLMVGTRLAKELAEFSGELSLEGLHFWKTAFSAMTHPATTITSSSQAQGAEVSEGNKEQAELDPSSASDKKVILLPCKNPPSRERVQLWLEARKQYESLQKGRRDTGLLKKGVGQNVEGNPETTEQPAAFHCPAVKIELCERLGSIRTQRKKKRNLSLIISPMQSTGSQCKSTEVSPVSDEDGGDFEQEGGEKDDDDDDKATSPESPELPPWQQSCQASPSGPDRLSESRPSENSPEPLSSRLSNSLERLGETLSPSLLHFSNKKEGRTSPILLHSTPYLRRRRRSKEDLEPVCSTPISEEDPVSQRLQQRRRSQADPLRRVLLTTQMKNQFAALNVPKKETSQIEGPSIANSYGFKISMQNLQDAKALHEVQYLTLMGMDLHARTRRDLEPDPEFDPICALFYCLSSDAPLPEVDSTQLTGAIVVDKDHQSCDRGVRGTAPLLVRSGVSGLQVTYATDEKVLFQELITIMRRFDPDILVGYEVQMHSWGYLLQRAAVLGVDLCQQMSRVPGDSKENRFAADRDEYGADTMTEINIIGRITLNLWRVMKTEVTLNNYTFENVAFHVLHQRFPVYSPRTLSDWFDHNTNLYRWKMVDHYVSRVRGTMQLLQQHDIIGRTSELARVFGIQFFHVLTRGSQYRVESMMLRVAKPLNYIPVTPSIQQRAQQRAPQCLPLVMEPESRFYSNSVIVLDFQSLYPSIVIAYNYCYSTCLGHVDSQGTPDEFKFGCTSLRVPPELLYQLRNDITVSPNGIAFVKSSVRKGVLPSMLEEILNTRIMVKQSMKSYKQDKALMRLLDARQLGLKLIANVTFGYAAANYSGRMPNVEVGDSIVHKARETLERAIKLVNDTKKWGARVVYGDTDSMFVLLKGATKEQAFKIGNEIAEAVTATNPKPVKLKFEKVYLPCVLQTKKRYVGYMYESLDQKEPVFDAKGIETVRRDGCPAVSKILERSIKLLFETRDISQVKQFVQRQCVKVLDGRASMQDLTFAKEYRGSGSYRPGACVPALELTRRMMAYDRRLEPRVGERVPYVIVYGIPGVPLIQLVRRPMEVLQDPGLRLNATYYITKQILPPLARMFQLIGVDVFSWYQELPRIQKASCSSAVGGEEVGRKGTISQYFTTLHCPVCDELTQLGVCSRCRAEPQQVAVTLYQDMRQWERQQDQLLKICRNCSGCAERQVPCVSLDCPVLYKLSRVNRQLSKAPYLRQLLEQF; via the exons atgcaGCAGCGGTCCCAGACAGGCAGACTCCCAGCAGTTGTCCCAGCATCAGCCCCTTGAAGAGCCCCTGCACCTCTAAGCTGAACGACAGCACCCTTGGGGGCACATTTACTCGCTGGGAGGAGAAAGCTATACCCTG CTCCCTCATCCTGGATGAGGTGGAGAAGCAGAGCACCTGTGAGCTAGAGGTCGATGCTGTGGCAGTAGACATCCTCAACCGCCTGGAAATtgaaa ATCAGATTGGCAGGAACCCGGGCCTGCAGGCCATCTGGGACGAtgagaagcagaggaggagacagaagaacCAGGCGTCCCAGATAGAAACCCCTGAGTCACAAG GTCGCGGGTCCGTCACTTCAACAGAGAGTGAGAAAATCTTCATGAAGAGATTCAAGGAGATTCTGAAGGAGAACGAGTTTCACGT GACCCAAAGTTTGTCTGTTGGCAACGGGGAGGACCAAGAAGATTTTCCCAGTGAACATACCCTCCATTCTGACCCCCTGACCCTCCATTCTGACCCCCTGACCCCTGAGGGACTGCCGTGTACCCTCTCTAATACTGTGGAGGTGCACAGGGACTCGCGGCCAG ACACTGTGAGGAACAGTGGTAATGTCCCAGAGGAGGCCGTCGTTGATGAGGAGGCCATCTTGAGTCTCCTGGAGAACAGTCAGACCTTCCTCCCGCTCTCCCAGACATCCAGCCACTCGCCCCTGTTAG ACAGCAGCCAGGACCGTGCCATCATTGATTTACTGGCAGGCCTGGAGGACGATGGTTTCTGCAGAACCCCAGTTAGGCAGAATTCCCAGTCCCAGTCACTTCCTGGTGCTAGGACCTACCACTGCAacagtgatgaggaggaggcgggGCCAGAGTTGGACAAGGAAGAGGCTGAGTTCAGCGTGATCATGTCACAGCGATGGGACAACGAGCCTGCTGAGAACTCCTCCTCAACAAG GCCTGGTGTGAAGGAGCCAGAGGACGGCCTCAGTGACGAGCAGCAGGAGTCCTCTGACGAAGACATGGAGTGGAGTGGGAACAATTCTCTGTTCGCCAACCTGTCTATCCCCCAACTTGACGGGGCCGCAGATGAGAGCAGTG ATTCGTCCTTAACGGACAGTGGCTCCAGGACTCAGTCTTCTGTCATCGTCACAGAAAAGATACTGGGGAAAAGGAATCCCTTCTCCGGGGAGCCACCTTCCTCAGCTAAGACCCTTTTGGAGTGCAAGCACTCTGAGCACGGACCACTTCATGTGCTGGACACGGAGCAACCACTTGACAAGCACTTTCAATCCAAAAGCAGCCAGGACAGCAGTAGTGAATGTTCAACAGGGTTCAAGGTTAATAAAGAAATCCCCTACATCCCACCAGTCAAACACCCCATTCCCTGCAAGATGGCCAATCACCCTGAGGTGTCACCCATCTGTGTCGACAAAGAGGACATACGACCCCTGTACACCTATGAAAAGAAAACCTCCATAGCTTTGGATAAGACAGATCTAGAAAGTTTTCGATTTGGAAACAGAAAGGTcaccaaaaacagaaagaagtaCGGCAGCATAAAGAATGTAGAAACAAACTGTCTGTCCATTCTTCAGAACCACAGGACCTTCTCGCTCTGCTACTCAGAGCTGAGAAACTGCTCAGCCAAGACTGAGCTGGAACTGAGCCAGAAGGACAGTAAAAGCCCTATCCTGAGGAACATCTCTTCATCCCCATCCCCCTTGGAGGAGGATGAGTTTCTTGATCCTCAGGAGGAAGAAATGGGCCAGGACAGTGAGGAGGGAGATGTTGGTGAACTCAAAATCAGGTACGAGGACTATCAGGAAAATAAGACAGAGAGGACCATAGTGGCCCAGCAGGAAGCACACTACAAGTTCTTCCCAAGTGTCATCCTCTCCAACTGCCTCAGTAGGAAGAAAACTGGGAGCAAAAAGCTGGCTGAGCCCTGCAGCGAGCTAGAACAGACCCAGCCACGCAGATCAAGGctaaaagtgaataaaaaaaggttGGGAATGGTGGGACATAGGAACAAATTAAACATAGTTGAAAGCTCTACCTCTGACAGCCAGGTCAGTATTGGCCTCAACTCAGTCACGCTTGCTTGTCCAGTGACTGCAGACCCAGAGATGCCAGTTTTGGAGGAAAACCCAGTTAAAGAGGCTGAGCCAATTAAAGATGGGCCACTCACAGAGGGAGAGCCAAAGGAGGCAAAAAAGGAGGAGCCTGAAAGTGAGGAGATGTCTGTAAATGAACAGACAAAACCACCTTCAGAGCCCCCTGCCACCACTGTTTCTAGTTTTTCTGAAGAAGctaaagaagaagcagaggatAGGTTAAGCCCATTGCAAGATTTGCCAGCGAAAGTCACCTGTACTAAACCTTCAGCACTGCCTGGTAGTAAATACACCCTGAGGGCCAAACGCAAGATGATCTACGACAGCGAGGATGGAGAACACTCAGGTGCTACCCGTTATAAAAACCCAGCCTCAGTCAGAGACCGACTCAAGGACACAAATGTCTCCAGTGGGCAGGAAGTAAAATGCCAGAAACGGCGCAAGAAGGAACCCCCAATCATCATCAAATATATTATTATCAACAGGTTCaaaggacagaaaaacatgctgGTGAAGATGTCCAAATTGAATGCAGAGGAGCAGTTGGTGATGCTAACGCCAGAAAAGCTAGAGCAATACAATAAACTGGCCCCTCTCAAGGATTTCTGGCCCAAGGTGCCAGAATCCACTGCTGTAAAGTTTCCCATCACTGAGCCAAAGGCCAAAAAACAGCCCAAAAGAAAGGCAAAGGTCAACTCCACAAATAAGAAAACAGTCTGCAACTCCTCCAAACCTAGGGTCAGACACTATGAAAAGGTCAAAAGGCTAAAAGGCAGCCAGAGAGCCCCAGTTGTACCGTCGCTTTTGCCCCCTCGGCCATGTTACTGTGAGCTAGCAGATGACCATGGCATTGAGTATACTGATGTCATGGTAGAGTTGGGTTACCTGTCTGATAGATCCCCGAGCCCTACAGACTTAACCCCCCCACGCTGTTGGTCCCCAAGTGACCCTCTTATGGACAGCAGGAGTTCAGAACAGCTGATAAATCCACTTAGTGATCCATGTCTTAGTTCTGCTTTTGACAAACCACGCACAGTGTCTTCAACCAAAGGAGCTCAGAGTAAGTGTCAAACTGCCAAATCTAAGAAATGTAATGACACTAAAAGAAAAGTAAGTAAGTCTGCTACTAAGCctctggaggaagaggaaccCAAAAAAGCAAAATCGAAACAAAGTTGTGGTGCTCGTCCAAGGCAGAGGAAGAAGGCTAAAGATATAGATGAAGGTAAACCCCACAATTCCACGACCACCACAAGACCAAGAAAGTCTCGTAAAAAGCAGGCCGAGGAACCCAAAAGCCATGACTCATGTAAAGACGGCTCCCAACTCCTTTTCACAGAGGATGAACTGCCTCCTTCTGAGAGTTCCTCTCAGGAGGTCCCTCCATTTCAGCAGCCAGTGTGCACAATTAGCTGTGGCCAAGGCAGTTCTCAGACTGCCTCTGTTTCTGACTTTGTAGCTAGGTCTATAGAACCAAAGGTTGAGGACTGTGAGACTTCCATCATGGAGGTCAACCAAAGCTTTTCAGCAGCGGCTCTGCTGAAGCACCAAGGCTGCCAGACCACTGTGGTAAAGGTAGAGGCTTCACAGGAGTGCACggcacctccacctcctctggcTGTAAAACCCTTTCTGGAAGACAATAAAGAGGCCCAACTAGCAGCAGCCTCCCAACACTCAGGCCCTAAGAATGGGGAGATCCCCACTCTCTCTGAGACCCCCTCTGGCTTGGCTGTCCTCAAGCAGCTTCtccagaagaagcagcaggGACAGGCCCTTCCTTTACAAGTGGTCGGTACGAGCAGCCACTCCACTGCTATAGCTCAGGCTACAGCACTACTAGATCCCACAGCTAAACCAGCTAAATCCAGAAGGGCTCCCTCCACCACTCCTCGGAAACCCAGAGCCCCAAAGTCTACGACTCCCAAGGATAAAAAGCCCAGGGTCAGGAAAGGCAAAGCAAGCAACACTCAGCCAAATGTATCGGTGAAGCAGGAGGGCAACATGTCAGATGACTGCCCCATCTTCTTGTCAGACCCAGGCATGGACAGCTGCAACTTCATAGAGGACAGCTTGTCACCAGAGCTCCCACACAACTATAACTTTGACATAAATGCCATTGACCAGACAGAATTCTCCAGCCCATACAGCAGCAGTCAGTTTGTCCTGACTGATAAAAATTTACCGGTTAAGTTCCTGAGTGATGTCAACCAGGAAGCTGTATCTGCTCAGGCGCTGGGCTTTGAGAAGAAACTTGATAGGCTATTTGGTTCTGGGGAGGAGCTACAAAGAGGCTCTGACTGGCACAAAGCAAGGCCTGCTAGCCCTGACCTCTTTGACAGGCCCGAGAACGGGGAGTCTATATTTCTCGACTCTGAGAAACTCAAGAGCAGAGAGTGGGACTTCTCTTTAGGTAAAGCCCATACACTTAGCCCCTTTCAAGACTTTCACTGTGAGAGAAAAGAGCTGCTCTTTTCCATCTTCGAACCTGTCCTACCTTTGCCCTTAAGTTCTGCGTCATTTGTTGACCATGATGGCTCGCCAACAGGAGAGCTTTTGGATGGCATTGATGGACTATCATCCACCACACCCAGTAGCTCCCCACGCTCCATCAGCTCACTATCACAAGTGAGAGCAAGCCAGCTGCTTCGGGGGGCAGGAGGTGGAGCCCACATTCTCAAGCCCCTCATGTCCCCTCCAAGCCGGGAGGAGATCCTCATCACTCTTCTGGACCTGGAGATGTCAGAGGCCACCTTCCAGGAGCCCTTCTGCAGTAACCCTTCTGATGCACCAGGAAAACCAAT GGAGGTCGGTGGCCGTAAGTTAATGGTGGGTACCAGACTGGCAAAGGAGCTAGCAGAGTTCAGTGGGGAACTGTCTTTGGAGGGCCTTCATTTCTGGAAGACAGCCTTCTCAGCCATGACACATCCTGCCACCACTATTACCTCATCTTCCCAAGCCCAGGGAGCTGAggtctcagagggaaataaagagCAGGCCGAGCTTGACCCATCCTCAGCCAGTGACAAGAAGGTCATCCTTCTGCCCTGCAAAAACCCACCAAGCCGAGAGCGTGTGCAGCTGTGGCTGGAAGCCAGAAAACAGTATGAGAGTTTACAAAAAGGGAGAAGAGACACAGGGTTGCTGAAGAAAGGGGTTGGGCAGAATGTGGAGGGGAACCCAGAGACAACTGAGCAGCCCGCTGCTTTCCATTGTCCAGCTGTGAAGATTGAGCTGTGCGAGAGACTCGGGAGTATCAGGACCCAAAGGAAAAAGAAACGCAACCTGTCCCTAATCATATCTCCCATGCAGAGTACAGGCTCTCAATGCAAATCTACAGAGGTGAGTCCAGTTTCAGATGAAGATGGTGGGGATTTTGAGCAGGAGGGCGGagaaaaagatgatgatgatgatgataaagcCACCTCTCCAGAGTCCCCAGAGCTGCCTCCCTGGCAGCAGTCCTGTCAGGCCAGCCCTTCGGGGCCAGACCGGCTCAGTGAAAGCAGGCCGAGTGAAAACTCTCCAGAACCACTGTCATCACGGCTCTCTAACTCTCTGGAGAGACTAGGGGAGACTCTTAGTCCCTCACTTCTCCATTTTAGTAACAAGAAAGAGGGGAGGACTAGTCCCATCCTCCTTCACAGTACCCCCTATTTAAGGAGGCGGCGGAGAAGCAAGGAAGATCTGGAGCCAGTGTGCAGCACTCCTATATCTGAGG AGGACCCTGTTTCTCAAAGGCTCCAGCAGCGGAGGAGAAGCCAAGCAGACCCACTGAGAAGAGTGTTACTGACCACACAGATGAAG AACCAGTTTGCTGCTTTGAATGTGCCAAAGAAAGAGACCTCTCAGATTGAAGGGCCCAGTATAGCCAACTCTTATGGCTTCAAAATCAGCATGCAGAACCTGCAGGATGCCAAAGCTCTGCATGAG GTCCAGTACCTAACACTGATGGGCATGGATCTCCATGCAAGAACCCGACGTGACCTCGAGCCTGACCCCGAGTTTGATCCCATATGTGCCTTATTCTACTGCCTCAGTTCTGATGCTCCCTTGCCAGAAGTAGACAGTACCCAGCTGACGGGTGCCATTGTGGTGGACAAAGACCATCAAAGTTGTGACAGAG GTGTCAGAGGAACAGCACCCCTGCTGGTCAGGTCGGGCGTCTCTGGGCTGCAGGTGACATATGCCACTGATGAGAAGGTGCTGTTTCAGGAGCTGATCACCATCATGAGGAG GTTTGACCCGGACATCCTGGTCGGGTATGAGGTGCAGATGCATTCCTGGGGCTACCTCCTCCAGCGGGCTGCAGTGCTCGGAGTGGACCTGTGTCAGCAGATGTCACGAGTGCCAG GTGACTCCAAAGAGAACCGCTTCGCCGCAGACAGGGATGAGTATGGAGCCGACACCATGACTGAGATCAACATCATCGGACGCATCACCCTCAACCTGTGGAGGGTGATGAAGACTGAG GTGACGTTGAACAACTACACTTTTGAGAACGTGGCCTTCCATGTACTCCACCAGCGCTTCCCCGTGTACAGCCCCCGCACGCTGTCCGACTGGTTTGACCACAACACCAACCTCTACAG GTGGAAGATGGTGGACCACTATGTGAGCCGTGTGCGCGGCACCATGCAGCTTCTCCAGCAGCATGACATTATCGGCAGAACCAGCGAGCTGGCCAGAGTTTTTGGGATTCAGTTCTTTCACGTTCTGACCCGAGGATCACAG TACCGCGTTGAGTCTATGATGCTACGTGTGGCCAAGCCGTTGAACTACATTCCTGTGACACCCAGCATTCAGCAGCGAGCCCAGCAGAGGGCGCCGCAGTGCCTTCCTCTGGTGATGGAGCCTGAGTCGCGCTTCTACAGTAACTCAGTGATTGTACTGGACTTTCAGTCACTCTACCCCTCCATTGTCATCGCATACAACTACTGCTACTCCACCTGCCTCGGCCACGTGGACAGCCAGGGAAC GCCTGATGAGTTCAAGTTTGGCTGCACCTCCCTGCGGGTTCCTCCAGAGCTCCTCTACCAGCTCCGCAATGACATCACCGTGTCACCCAACGGCATTGCCTTTGTCAAG tCCTCAGTGCGTAAAGGGGTCCTGCCCAGCATGCTGGAGGAAATCCTCAACACGCGGATCATGGTGAAGCAGTCGATGAAGAGCTACAAGCAGGACAAGGCCCTGATGAGGCTGCTGGACGCCCGACAGCTCGGACTTAAGCTCATTGCCAACGTCACCTTTGGCTACGCCGCCGCCAACTACTCTGGACGCATGCCCAATGTGGAG GTTGGCGACAGCATCGTTCACAAAGCCAGAGAGACCCTGGAGAGAGCCATCAAGCTGGTCAATGACACTAAGAAATGGGGAGCGCGTGTTGTGTACGGGGACACCGACAG catgTTTGTTCTGCTGAAGGGAGCCACCAAAGAGCAGGCGTTCAAGATCGGCAATGAGATCGCAGAGGCAGTGACTGCAACCAACCCCAAGCCAGTCAAGCTCAAGTTTGAGAAG GTGTACCTGCCCTGCGTGCTTCAGACAAAGAAGCGCTACGTGGGCTACATGTACGAGAGCCTTGACCAAAAGGAGCCTGTGTTTGACGCCAAAGGGATCGAGACGGTGCGCCGCGATGGCTGCCCTGCTGTTTCCAAG ATCCTGGAGCGTTCCATTAAGCTGCTGTTTGAGACTCGGGACATCAGCCAGGTGAAGCAGTTCGTGCAGCGGCAGTGTGTGAAGGTTCTGGACGGCCGGGCCAGCATGCAGGACCTCACCTTCGCCAAGGAGTACCGGGGCAGTGGCTCGTACCGGCCCGGAGCCTGTGTGCCTGCCTTGGAGCTcaccag GCGTATGATGGCGTACGACCGTCGCCTGGAGCCACGAGTGGGTGAGCGGGTCCCCTATGTGATTGTGTACGGGATCCCCGGCGTGCCCCTCATCCAGCTGGTGCGTCGGCCCATGGAGGTGCTGCAGGACCCCGGCCTCCGTCTCAATGCCACCTACTACATCACCAAGCAGATCCTGCCGCCACTGGCCCGAATGTTCCAACTGATTGGAGTGGATGTGTTCAGCTGGTACCAGGAGCTGCCCAGG atCCAGAAGGCGTCCTGCTCCTCTGCGGTGGGTGGAGAGGAAGTGGGGAGGAAAGGAACCATTTCCCAGTACTTCACCACGCTTCATTGCCCCGTGTGTGACGAGCTGACCCAGCTGGGCGTGTGCTCACGGTGCCGCGCTGAGCCCCAGCAAGTCGCAGTTACACTCTACCAGGACATGAGACAATGGGAGAGACAGCAGGACCAGCTGCTGAAG atCTGTAGGAACTGTAGTGGCTGTGCAGAGCGGCAGGTGCCCTGTGTGTCCCTGGACTGTCCCGTCCTCTACAAGCTTTCCCGGGTCAACAGACAGCTCTCCAAGGCCCCCTACCTCcgacagctgctggagcagTTCTGA